The following proteins are co-located in the Streptomyces sp. NBC_01198 genome:
- a CDS encoding dihydrolipoyl dehydrogenase family protein translates to MNDTPRTYDVIVIGAGPVGENLADRTQAAGLSTVIVESELVGGECSYWACMPSKALLRPVLAQADARRLPGLSHAVQGPLDAAAVLARRDEFTSHWKDDGQAGWLQSVQVDLVRGHGRLDGPRQVAVTTPDGDTVHLTARHAVAVCTGTTAALPPMPGIHDVNPWISRDATSAKKVPGRLVVVGGGVVAVEMATAWQGLGSQVTLLVRGESLLGKMEPFVGEMVTDALRGAGVDVRFGAVVSVVERDGAHGEVRVSVEGGARVSADEVLFAIGREPHTGDIGLETVGLKPGGWLPVDDTCQVTGVDGGWLYAAGDVNHRALLTHQGKYQGRIAGAVIGARAKGEPVDDAPWGAHVATADHAAVPQVVFTDPEVAAVGLSAAEAEQAGRRTKVVDYDLAQVAGASLYGDDYHGRARMVVDLDRGLLLGVTFVGPGVGELLYSATVAVAGEVPVDRLWHAVPAYPTISEIWLRLLETFRG, encoded by the coding sequence ATGAACGACACCCCCCGCACCTACGACGTGATCGTCATCGGTGCAGGCCCGGTGGGTGAGAACCTGGCGGATCGCACGCAGGCCGCCGGCCTGAGCACGGTGATCGTGGAGAGCGAACTGGTCGGCGGCGAGTGCTCGTACTGGGCGTGCATGCCGAGCAAGGCGCTGCTGCGCCCGGTGCTCGCCCAGGCCGACGCCCGCCGGCTGCCCGGTCTGAGCCACGCCGTGCAGGGACCGCTGGACGCGGCCGCGGTGCTCGCCAGGCGGGACGAGTTCACCTCGCACTGGAAGGACGACGGGCAGGCCGGCTGGCTCCAGTCGGTGCAGGTGGATCTGGTACGCGGCCACGGCCGGCTCGACGGCCCGCGCCAGGTCGCCGTGACCACTCCGGACGGCGACACCGTCCACCTGACCGCCCGGCACGCGGTGGCGGTCTGCACGGGTACGACCGCGGCGCTGCCGCCGATGCCGGGGATCCACGACGTCAACCCGTGGATCAGCAGGGACGCGACCAGCGCCAAGAAGGTGCCGGGGCGGCTGGTGGTGGTGGGCGGCGGTGTCGTCGCCGTCGAGATGGCCACCGCGTGGCAGGGGCTCGGCTCGCAGGTCACGCTGCTGGTGCGGGGCGAGAGCCTGCTGGGCAAGATGGAGCCCTTCGTGGGCGAGATGGTCACCGACGCCCTGCGGGGGGCCGGGGTCGACGTGCGGTTCGGGGCGGTCGTCTCGGTGGTGGAGCGGGACGGCGCCCACGGCGAGGTCAGGGTCAGCGTCGAGGGGGGTGCCCGGGTCAGCGCCGACGAGGTGCTCTTCGCCATCGGCCGGGAGCCGCACACCGGCGACATCGGCCTGGAGACCGTCGGACTCAAGCCGGGCGGCTGGCTGCCGGTCGACGACACCTGCCAGGTCACCGGCGTGGACGGCGGCTGGCTCTACGCGGCGGGCGACGTCAACCACCGGGCGCTGCTCACCCATCAGGGCAAATACCAGGGCAGGATCGCCGGTGCGGTGATCGGCGCCCGCGCCAAGGGCGAGCCGGTGGACGACGCGCCCTGGGGCGCGCACGTCGCCACCGCCGACCACGCGGCGGTGCCGCAGGTGGTCTTCACCGACCCGGAGGTCGCCGCGGTGGGCCTGTCGGCCGCCGAGGCTGAGCAGGCCGGGCGGCGGACGAAGGTCGTGGACTACGACCTCGCCCAGGTCGCCGGCGCCAGCCTGTACGGCGACGACTACCACGGCAGGGCCAGGATGGTCGTGGACCTGGACCGCGGCCTCTTGCTGGGTGTCACCTTCGTCGGCCCCGGGGTCGGCGAGTTGCTGTACTCGGCGACGGTGGCGGTCGCGGGCGAGGTGCCGGTGGACCGGCTGTGGCACGCCGTCCCCGCCTACCCGACGATCAGCGAGATCTGGCTGCGCCTGCTGGAGACCTTCCGCGGCTGA
- the lnt gene encoding apolipoprotein N-acyltransferase has translation MTVTAEEQRQRLASPWIRGAAAALAGALPALAFPAPSLWWLAYVALVPWMLLARSAGSPRRAILDGWLGGAGFMLAVHHWLLASLNVFLVVLALLLGALWAPWGWLVRRLLGAGAEGPPRLLPALVLLPCGWLMVELVRSWQYLGGPWGLLGASQWQVAPALRLVSVGGVWLVSLLVVLVNTVVVALITVPALRGPAAGALLGTAVLTAAVWLWTPQPHPAGSTRIAVVQPGVIATGGARLDREARLTGQLAGSHPDLVVWGESSIGVDLTSRPDVARRLAALSRQVGADLLVNVDAERADGGGISKTTVLVGPGGVTGPTYDKMRLVPFGEYIPLRSVLGWATSVGKAAGEDRQPGSRQVVMAAGRLRFGPLVCFETAFPDMSRHLAGDGAQLLVAQSSTSSFQHSWAPAQHASLAALRAAESWRPMVHATLTGTSAVYDADGRRVGRRIGTGASTSAVYEVPLAAGRSPYVRFGDWAPHLALLLVLAAAAYELTRAVRRPVPVPR, from the coding sequence ATGACGGTGACGGCCGAGGAACAGCGGCAGCGGCTCGCGTCGCCCTGGATCCGCGGCGCCGCCGCGGCCCTCGCCGGCGCCCTGCCCGCACTCGCCTTTCCCGCGCCGTCGCTGTGGTGGCTGGCCTATGTCGCGCTGGTGCCCTGGATGCTGCTGGCCCGCTCGGCCGGCAGCCCGCGGCGGGCGATCCTCGACGGGTGGCTGGGCGGCGCCGGCTTCATGCTGGCCGTGCACCACTGGCTGCTCGCGAGCCTGAACGTCTTCCTCGTGGTGCTCGCGCTGCTGCTCGGGGCGCTGTGGGCGCCCTGGGGCTGGCTGGTGCGCCGGTTGCTCGGGGCCGGCGCGGAGGGACCGCCGCGGCTGCTGCCCGCGCTGGTGCTGCTGCCCTGCGGGTGGCTGATGGTGGAGCTGGTGCGCTCCTGGCAGTATCTCGGCGGCCCCTGGGGATTGCTGGGGGCCAGCCAGTGGCAGGTGGCGCCGGCGCTGCGGCTGGTGTCGGTCGGCGGGGTGTGGCTGGTCAGCCTGCTGGTGGTGCTGGTGAACACCGTGGTGGTCGCGCTGATCACGGTCCCCGCGCTGCGCGGGCCGGCCGCCGGGGCGCTGCTTGGCACCGCGGTGCTGACCGCCGCGGTCTGGCTGTGGACGCCGCAGCCGCACCCGGCGGGCAGCACCAGGATCGCGGTGGTGCAGCCGGGGGTGATCGCCACCGGTGGCGCCCGGCTGGACCGGGAGGCGCGGCTGACCGGGCAACTGGCGGGCAGTCACCCGGACCTGGTGGTCTGGGGCGAGAGCAGCATCGGCGTGGACCTGACCTCGCGGCCCGACGTGGCACGCCGGCTGGCCGCGCTGTCCCGGCAGGTCGGGGCGGATCTGCTGGTCAACGTGGACGCCGAGCGAGCCGACGGCGGCGGTATCTCCAAGACGACGGTGCTGGTCGGCCCGGGCGGGGTGACCGGGCCGACGTACGACAAGATGCGGCTGGTGCCGTTCGGCGAGTACATCCCGCTGCGGTCGGTGCTGGGCTGGGCCACCTCGGTGGGGAAGGCCGCGGGCGAGGACCGGCAGCCGGGCAGCAGGCAGGTGGTGATGGCCGCCGGGCGGCTGCGGTTCGGGCCGCTGGTGTGCTTCGAGACCGCCTTCCCCGACATGAGCCGCCATCTCGCCGGCGACGGGGCCCAGCTGCTGGTCGCCCAGTCCTCCACGTCGTCCTTCCAGCACAGCTGGGCGCCGGCGCAGCACGCCTCGCTCGCCGCGCTGCGGGCTGCCGAGAGCTGGCGCCCGATGGTGCACGCGACGCTGACCGGGACCAGCGCCGTCTACGACGCCGACGGCCGGCGGGTCGGCCGCAGGATCGGCACCGGCGCCAGCACGTCGGCGGTCTACGAGGTGCCGCTGGCGGCCGGCCGCAGTCCGTACGTGCGGTTCGGCGACTGGGCGCCGCACCTGGCGCTGCTGCTGGTGCTCGCCGCGGCGGCCTACGAGCTGACGCGGGCGGTCAGGCGGCCTGTTCCCGTACCTCGGTGA
- a CDS encoding flavin reductase family protein, whose product MTITVPSLPATGIDPERFKQIFRNHPAGVVVVTVDAGSGPAGFTATSLTSLSLAPPLVSFGIGAGASSWPHVEQARSAVVNFLGADQEQLARTFATSGIDRFAEPTRWRRLPGGDPVLHGVTGWLRIDLEHIVPAGDHRVVIGHVQESWTGGASGPLLFHNGGYHTL is encoded by the coding sequence TTGACCATCACCGTGCCGTCGCTTCCCGCAACGGGCATCGACCCTGAGCGGTTCAAACAGATCTTCCGCAACCACCCCGCCGGCGTGGTCGTCGTCACCGTGGACGCCGGCAGCGGTCCGGCCGGCTTCACGGCGACCTCGCTCACCTCGCTGTCGCTCGCACCCCCGCTGGTCTCCTTCGGCATCGGCGCAGGCGCGTCGTCCTGGCCCCATGTCGAGCAGGCCCGCAGCGCGGTCGTCAACTTCCTGGGCGCCGACCAGGAGCAGCTCGCCAGGACCTTCGCCACCAGCGGGATCGACCGCTTCGCCGAACCCACCCGCTGGCGCAGGCTGCCGGGTGGCGACCCGGTGCTCCACGGGGTGACCGGCTGGCTGCGGATCGACCTCGAACACATCGTGCCGGCCGGCGACCACCGCGTGGTGATCGGCCACGTACAGGAGTCCTGGACCGGCGGCGCGAGCGGGCCGCTGCTCTTCCACAACGGCGGTTACCACACCCTCTGA
- a CDS encoding ROK family transcriptional regulator: MVVLPPPDRRGTAPLPPTPLRRADVPPAAGPPRRPAAAGAVLGAILDHGPVARSTVARLTGLSPAAVSGHCAQFLARGLIRERPETAGPRGLGRPHIPLEIDTGRYLVAGAHIAVAHSTLALMDLRGRIVASDRRPHSGTDPQRVLGGLAARLPRMVAAHADGRKVLAMGLATGQWVDPDAGVIVDHPRLGWRHVPAREFLAAATGLPVHIDSHSRALARAEQLLGAVATRDSAVLLFVGAVVDAAFATVDGVHRGPRSAAGSVAHLPVGPGTASEEPCTCGTPGCLQSEVSEPALVRQAAAGGLTVTDFRALLDLALAGEPRAVDLFRRRALLVGRAVALLLDMFDPEVVVVVEPGAGRLPECLGVLRAEVAARSWVCDDPERAVVPSSFTGSVLPVAGAAVALGALYADPLGPWPVLPAVC, encoded by the coding sequence GTGGTAGTCCTGCCGCCGCCCGACCGACGTGGCACCGCCCCGCTGCCCCCGACCCCGCTGCGCCGCGCCGACGTCCCACCTGCGGCGGGCCCGCCCCGCCGTCCCGCGGCGGCCGGCGCCGTGCTCGGCGCGATCCTCGACCACGGCCCGGTGGCCCGCAGCACCGTGGCCCGGCTGACCGGCCTGTCGCCCGCCGCGGTGAGCGGCCACTGCGCGCAGTTCCTGGCCCGCGGGCTCATACGCGAGCGCCCGGAGACCGCGGGGCCGCGCGGGCTGGGCCGGCCGCACATCCCGCTGGAGATCGACACCGGCCGCTACCTGGTGGCGGGCGCGCACATCGCCGTCGCCCACTCCACCCTGGCGCTGATGGACCTGCGCGGCCGGATCGTCGCCAGCGACCGCAGGCCGCACAGCGGCACCGACCCGCAGCGGGTGCTCGGCGGGCTGGCCGCGCGGCTGCCGCGGATGGTCGCGGCCCACGCCGACGGCCGGAAGGTCCTGGCCATGGGGCTGGCCACCGGGCAGTGGGTGGATCCCGACGCCGGGGTGATCGTGGACCACCCGCGGCTGGGCTGGCGCCATGTGCCGGCCCGTGAGTTCCTGGCGGCAGCCACCGGGTTGCCCGTGCACATCGACAGCCACTCCCGGGCGCTGGCCCGCGCCGAGCAGTTGCTGGGCGCCGTCGCCACCCGGGACAGCGCGGTGCTGCTCTTCGTGGGCGCCGTCGTGGACGCCGCCTTCGCTACCGTCGACGGCGTCCACCGCGGCCCCCGTTCGGCGGCCGGCAGCGTGGCGCATCTGCCGGTCGGACCCGGCACGGCGTCCGAGGAGCCGTGTACCTGCGGCACCCCCGGCTGCCTGCAGTCCGAGGTGTCGGAGCCCGCGCTGGTACGGCAGGCCGCCGCCGGCGGACTGACCGTCACCGACTTCCGTGCGCTGCTCGACCTGGCGCTGGCCGGCGAGCCGCGTGCGGTGGACCTCTTCCGGCGGAGGGCGCTGCTGGTGGGCCGGGCGGTCGCGCTGCTGCTCGACATGTTCGACCCCGAGGTGGTGGTGGTCGTCGAGCCGGGCGCCGGGCGACTGCCGGAGTGTCTGGGCGTGCTGCGCGCCGAGGTCGCGGCCCGCTCCTGGGTCTGCGACGACCCGGAGCGTGCGGTGGTGCCGAGCAGCTTCACCGGCTCGGTCCTGCCGGTCGCCGGCGCGGCGGTGGCGCTCGGCGCCCTCTACGCCGACCCGCTCGGCCCGTGGCCGGTGCTGCCCGCCGTGTGCTGA
- a CDS encoding histidine phosphatase family protein produces MGELVLIRHGETEWSLTGRHTSYTDLPLTENGEAQARSLAPLLAARDISAVLTSPLHRARDTAKLAGVGHATVDPGLHEWDYGGYEGVTTVDIHRERPRWDLWTDGVIPGPEGHPGETAQQIGERADRVLARVDAILAAGVDGDVVLVAHAHFLRVLTARRLGLPAVDGALFQLATGTVGALGTEHGRSVLTAWNRMP; encoded by the coding sequence ATGGGTGAACTCGTGCTGATCAGGCACGGTGAGACCGAGTGGAGCCTGACGGGTCGGCACACAAGTTACACCGATCTGCCGCTCACCGAGAACGGCGAGGCGCAGGCCCGCTCCCTCGCGCCGCTGCTCGCGGCCCGCGACATCTCCGCCGTCCTGACCAGCCCCCTGCACCGCGCCCGCGACACCGCGAAACTGGCCGGCGTCGGCCATGCCACCGTCGACCCCGGCCTGCACGAATGGGACTACGGCGGCTACGAGGGCGTCACCACCGTGGACATCCATCGCGAACGGCCCCGCTGGGACCTGTGGACCGACGGCGTGATCCCCGGACCCGAGGGCCATCCGGGTGAGACCGCGCAGCAGATCGGCGAGCGCGCCGACCGGGTCCTTGCCCGGGTCGACGCGATCCTCGCCGCCGGCGTTGACGGCGATGTGGTGCTGGTCGCGCACGCCCACTTCCTGCGCGTGCTGACCGCCCGCAGGCTCGGGCTGCCTGCCGTCGACGGGGCGCTGTTCCAACTCGCCACCGGTACGGTCGGCGCGCTGGGTACCGAGCACGGCCGCTCGGTGCTGACCGCGTGGAACCGGATGCCCTGA